A stretch of DNA from Cannabis sativa cultivar Pink pepper isolate KNU-18-1 chromosome X, ASM2916894v1, whole genome shotgun sequence:
CTGCAATAAATGATTTTACATCAAAGAGGAGATTGCATAATTTACCTCTGAAAATGCCAGTCTATCGGCAACATCATTCGTCCACTGAAACAACCGAGTTAGCTGTCGAGTGACTCTCAAGATGGAAACTGGGACTGTTGTAACATTTGCATCCTGCCCCGCAAGCCTCTCACACAATGTTATCACCTACAAGATACTTGGGCTTTGGTTTCAGGTAACAATGAAGTAAGCCTGGGTTTTGGAATATGTAGGTTCGGGAGAGAGTATAGGTAGCATTTTTAAAGATGATAAGCTCTAATTTAGTAAACTGAAGAGCTAGGAGAAAGCAAACAGAAAAAGAGGAGGAAACAAGCATTCAAATAATGATAATGTTCTTATTTACCTCTTGAGTTGTCCATGCACGAGGACCAGCAAACGTTAGAAGTTTCCCGTTAAGATTCTCATTTCGTAAAGCTATAAAAGTTAGACGAGCTACATCCTACACAAAATGGATCAGACATCATAAAGATGAGATCAAAAGTATGTAAAAAGGACATTGACGGATGCAATACCTGTGTGTCCATGTAGGCAATTCGAGTAGGTGCATCTGTTCCCCAAACAGATTTCTCTTCTAGTATAGGTACAGCATACTGTCCGATAAGGCCCTAAAAATATGACAAGCAAATTTGTTATTGAACTTGTAACCAaaatcgagagaatttttaaatacTAACATTAGAAACATCAACTTCATAGGTTATGAAAGAGTAAAATTAGGCATGTAACAAATTTTGTATAGGAAAGTAGAATAATCAGTTTCGTGACTTACTTGCATAAAGCCACATAACCTAATAGTAAGGTGATCGAGGCCTGATTCCTGAATAAACTTCTCAGTACAATATTTGATCTCCATTAAGGGAACTTCAGGGTGCTTATCACAATTGTGAATGGAAAAGAACACAAATTTCTTGATTCCCATAGCTTTTGCACACTGTATGAGAGCAACTTTTCCTTCCCAATCTACctaaacaggagaaaggaaagGATATAGTTAAGGCCAGTAATCAACGAATAACAACAAATCAATTATAGGATTTAGACTTGTTCTCCTTTTCATCTTTAACAATGCACAAATACAATAGATTCTTCATTTGATAATGTCGCTTTAACAAACAGCATTTTGTACAAATAGGTAATTCCACATAGCACTTGAAACATAAAGAAGACACATTAAAGAGCTTAGTTTAGGGAAACTACATAAAGGGAAAAATGGTTGCTTAGCAAAGGTCTGGAATCAATATTTGCGCTTTTACCATAAAGATATATACTGAGCTTGCTGAATGAAACATGAATTCCTCTACTTGTTTTTAGGAAAAAAGAAATATAGCATCTATAAAAAGAATGCAGAAACCAATCAATACGAAACTACTGTAGAGAAAATTATTAGTTATATCCTACCGTCTTTATAGGCTCTTCCGGGCGCCCTGTGGCACAATCAATAACAGTGTGAATGCCAACCAATGTTGCAGGAATTGTCTCTGGTTTGCTAAGATCTGCCTGCTCCAAAAATACTTCGCGGTGAGTAATTCAACTTCAGGAGACCAAAAAAATGTTACACAAATTTAAAATGCCACCACAGAACCAAATTGGCACAAATTAACAATTCTTACTACTTAGCTACA
This window harbors:
- the LOC115702507 gene encoding protein HIGH CHLOROPHYLL FLUORESCENCE PHENOTYPE 244, chloroplastic; amino-acid sequence: MACRLPTQLATPGKLHHPHHTKLSTCHGVLSWRRTLATDALCSSTPSSSTALSVNSHKRPLVTCTARTNVGAVNLAPGTPVRPTSILVVGATGTLGRQIVRRALDEGYDVRCLVRPRPAPADFLRDWGATVVNADLSKPETIPATLVGIHTVIDCATGRPEEPIKTVDWEGKVALIQCAKAMGIKKFVFFSIHNCDKHPEVPLMEIKYCTEKFIQESGLDHLTIRLCGFMQGLIGQYAVPILEEKSVWGTDAPTRIAYMDTQDVARLTFIALRNENLNGKLLTFAGPRAWTTQEVITLCERLAGQDANVTTVPVSILRVTRQLTRLFQWTNDVADRLAFSEVLSSDTVFSAPMTETYNLLGVDSKDIISLEKYLQDYFTNILKKLKDLKAQSKQTDIYF